From one Trifolium pratense cultivar HEN17-A07 linkage group LG1, ARS_RC_1.1, whole genome shotgun sequence genomic stretch:
- the LOC123885295 gene encoding hexokinase-2, chloroplastic — MMSVSSLTVTSAVGPFLSRSRRRSTTAVRSSTVSVGPTRLLTKLKHDCDTPLPLLQQVADTMSSQMQAGLSSDHGPGLPMIPTFVHTLPTGNEKGLFYALDLGGTNFRVLRVQLGGKDDRVISTEFDQVSIPHDLMFATSEELFDFIALGLAKFVAKEDDRFHFPQGRKREIGFTFSFPVKQTSIDSGILIKWTKGFAVSGTVGRDVVACLNEAMERQGLDMRVSALVNDTVGTLAGAEYWDNDVKVAVILGTGTNACYIEQISSIPKLQGHVSSSGKMIISTEWGAFSNGLPLTVFDREMDAASVNPGHQIFEKTISGMYLGEIVRRVLFNMAEEEGLFGISIPQKLSTPFILGTPDLCAMQQDNSGDLDAVGSLLYDKAGVESNLRERKTVLEVCETIVKRGGSLAGAGIVGILQKMEEDSKGLIFGKRSVVAIDGGLYENYPQYRTYLQDSVKEILGTEKSNNVVIEHSKDGSGIGGALLAASNSMYSQD, encoded by the exons ATGATGTCTGTTTCTTCTCTTACTGTTACCTCTGCCGTGGGACCCTTTCTTTCACGATCCCGCCGGCGTTCAACTACGGCCGTCCGATCCAGCACGGTGTCAGTTGGACCAACCAGATTATTAACGAAACTGAAACATGATTGTGACActcctcttcctcttcttcaacAAGTGGCAGATACCATGTCTTCTCAAATGCAGGCCGGGCTTTCCTCTGATCATGGGCCCGGGCTTCCCATGATACCCACTTTTGTCCACACTCTTCCCACCGG AAATGAGAAAGGATTGTTTTATGCATTGGATCTTGGTGGAACAAATTTTCGTGTGTTGAGAGTACAATTAGGTGGCAAAGATGATCGTGTCATTTCAACTGAGTTTGATCAAGTTTCTATACCTCATGATCTAATGTTTGCTACATCCGAg GAGCTGTTTGACTTCATTGCTTTGGGGCTAGCCAAATTTGTGGCTAAAGAGGATGATAGATTTCATTTTCCACAAggaagaaagagagagattgGTTTCACATTTTCGTTTCCTGTCAAACAAACATCTATCGACTCTGGCATACTAATCAAGTGGACCAAGGGTTTCGCTGTCTCTGGAACT GTAGGAAGAGATGTGGTTGCTTGTTTGAATGAGGCAATGGAAAGACAAGGATTAGATATGCGAGTTTCTGCTCTG GTTAATGATACTGTTGGAACACTAGCCGGAGCAGAATACTGGGACAATGATGTTAAGGTTGCTGTTATTTTAGGTACCGGAACCAATGCTTGCTATATTGAGCAGATAAGTTCCATTCCAAAACTACAAGGCCATGTCTCTTCTTCTGGTAAAATG ATCATTAGTACTGAATGGGGTGCTTTCTCAAATGGTCTACCTTTAACTGTATTTGATAGAGAAATGGATGCTGCCAGCGTCAATCCTGGTCACCAG ATCTTTGAGAAGACAATCTCAGGAATGTATCTTGGTGAAATTGTGAGACGAGTTCTATTCAATATGGCTGAAGAGGAAGGTTTGTTTGGAATATCTATCCCTCAAAAACTGTCTACGCCATTCATACTCGG gACTCCAGATCTATGCGCCATGCAGCAGGATAATTCTGGCGATTTAGATGCAGTTGGATCCCTCCTCTATGATAAAGCAGGG GTTGAATCCAATCTACGTGAAAGAAAAACAGTTCTAGAGGTTTGCGAGACAATTGTAAAGCGAGGCGGTAGCTTAGCTGGTGCAGGAATTGTGGGAATTCTACAAAAAATGGAAGAGGATTCAAAAGGTCTTATCTTTGGAAAGAGAAGTGTTGTTGCCATTGATGGGGGTTTGTATGAAAATTATCCTCAATACAGGACTTACTTGCAAGATTCAGTAAAGGAAATATTAGGAACAGAAAAGTCAAACAATGTTGTGATAGAACATTCAAAAGATGGTTCTGGTATTGGAGGTGCTCTATTGGCAGCTTCAAATTCCATGTACAGCCAAGATTGA
- the LOC123918557 gene encoding AP-2 complex subunit sigma, producing the protein MIRFILLQNRQGKTRLAKYYVPLEDSEKHKVEYEVHRLVVNRDPKYTNFVEFRTHKIIYRRYAGLFFSLCVDITDNELAYLECIHLFVEILDHFFSNVCELDLVFNFHKVYLILDEFILAGELQETSKKAIIERMGELEKLE; encoded by the exons ATG ATCCGATTCATTCTGTTACAGAACAGGCAGGGTAAGACCCGTTTAGCCAAATACTATGTTCCTCTCGAAGATTCCGAGAAGCATAAGGTCGAATACGAG GTTCATCGTCTTGTCGTTAATAGAGATCCCAAATACACTAACTTTGTTGAG TTTCGTACACACAAGATAATATACAGGAGATATGCTGGATTGTTTTTCTCACTTTGTGTTGACATTACTGATAATGAATTGGCTTATTTAGAGTGCATTCATTTGTTTGTTGAAATCTTGGATCACTTCTTCAGCAATGTTTGCGAACTTGATTTGGTTTTTAACTTCCACAAG GTCTATCTTATACTTGATGAATTCATTCTAGCGGGTGAATTGCAAGAAACAAGCAAGAAG GCTATCATTGAGAGAATGGGGGAACTTGAAAAACTAGAGTGA
- the LOC123918543 gene encoding uncharacterized protein LOC123918543 isoform X1, producing MKINNKTQNVRCGAKKQRHTNKLFGVFSGGAGAVKFLKKSKKREKVRSLSAVSNITTPISQMGCHVSEKQQQQHTKRFKIPNNFMNGCYGASVPRKLRSAMKKRGRESILLDTEKVNHKINEIESPEKDNVKKSKVIIKQEISQNWSQREVSASITKDEEEVAETLYTMAAMFPHSDSISKKLDGESLIVNSSVLRDMKENANATLEASVIGQGASLCPESCLTGEASKITSLNETVISQEPSETAKLLGESHGITPTIHLRTKAETVNRECRNKVALHDSELCLAMGLNITGQSQISRCDPFTFQARNVDSKQKHHLIKEHIKNESLALWPDLSSVSSAVSHIRLRKRCATHVYISHTIRSIESAKQGVIKESKLLECRETRAPEGSKRGVPLEVHNLNGVASATVKNPSESKNSILLQQCHYDERSHAAPTSGAYGPQKQVSSRFISVTMLPLIPFHALITILIMQSFNFLSLSTGNNGLSVQSNNYNKVGSRMEPLSNLQVPYFQSPAHQQRVVPIPTHQSRYASTVYLDQLTVVGPQLRLQQPHYYGNQLCGTQYSSTSNTGKQKHQNFWGMQEAAQGSSLNCNIMMRTQNPIWQSGRNDSSAMGPCAQAIFTNNPVSQEIFGSNITSISGRQLQLISPIQNKWARSSSQFYM from the exons atgaaaattaacaaCAAGACTCAAAACGTGAGGTGTGGAGCTAAGAAGCAACGACACACAAATAAACTCTTCGGTG TTTTCAGTGGTGGTGCTGGTGCTGTCAAATTCTTGAAGAAATCGAAGAAACGAGAAAAAGTTAGAAGCTTGAGTGCTGTTAGTAATATTACAACCCCGATATCTCAAATGGGTTGTCATGTTTCtgaaaaacaacaacaacaacatactAAAAGATTTAAGATTCCTAATAAT TTTATGAATGGATGCTATGGTGCTTCTGTTCCACGGAAGCTACGTTCAG CCATGAAGAAGCGCGGTCGCGAATCCATCTTACTCGATACAGAAAAGGTGAACCATAAGATCAATGAAATAGAATCTCCAGAAAAGGATAATGTAAAGAAGTCAAAAGTGATTATT AAACAAGAAATTAGCCAAAACTGGTCCCAAAGAGAAGTTTCCGCTTCCATCACAAAAGATGAGGAAGAGGTAGCTGAGACACTTTATACCATGGCTGCAATGTTCCCTCACAGTGACTCTATTAGTAAGAAACTAGATGGAGAATCGTTGATAGTGAACTCCTCAGTTTTGCGGGACATGAAGGAGAATGCTAATGCGACTCTTGAAG CCTCAGTAATTGGTCAAGGTGCAAGTCTTTGTCCTGAAAGCTGTTTAACCGGAGAAGCTTCAAAAATCACTTCTTTAAATGAAACTGTAATTAGTCAAGAACCGTCTGAGACAGCAAAGTTATTGGGGGAATCTCATGGCATTACTCCAACGATACATCTTCGGACCAAGGCTGAGACGGTTAACCGCGAATGTCGCAATAAAGTTGCATTGCATGACTCTGAGTTATGTCTAGCAATGGG ATTAAATATTACCGGACAATCACAGATTTCACGGTGTGATCCGTTCACATTTCAGGCCAGAAATGTTGATAGCAAGCAAAAACATCATTTGATAAAGGAACACATAAAAAATG AAAGTCTTGCATTGTGGCCTGACTTGTCTTCGGTGTCATCTGCTGTTAGTCATATAAGATTGCGTAAAAGGTGTGCAACTCATGTTTACATCAGTCATACAATTCGAAGTATAGAGTCGGCAAAACAAGGAGTCATCAAGGAGTCTAAGCTTCTTGAATGTCGTGAAACGAGAGCACCCGAAGGGTCAAAGCGTGGAGTTCCTTTGGAAGTACACAACTTGAATGGAGTTGCATCTGCAACTGTGAAGAATCCTAGTGAAAGTAAGAATAGTATTCTTTTGCAGCAATGCCACTATGATGAGAGATCACATGCTGCTCCAACATCTGGAGCATACGGTCCTCAAAAGCAAGTAAGCTCGAGGTTTATTTCGGTAACAATGCTTCCCCTTATCCCCTTTCATGCCCTGATAACTATCCTTATTATGCAGAGTTTCAACTTCTTGTCTTTGTCAACTGGAAATAATGGATTATCAGTCCAaagtaataattataataaagtTGGAAGTAGGATGGAGCCATTGTCAAATTTGCAAGTACCTTATTTTCAGTCACCGGCTCATCAACAAAGGGTTGTGCCAATTCCTACACATCAAAGTCGTTATGCCTCAACAGTTTACCTAGATCAGCTAACTGTTGTAGGACCACAG CTTCGGTTGCAACAACCTCATTATTATGGTAACCAATTATGTGGAACTCAATATAGTTCAACTTCCAATACTGGTAAACAAAAGCACCAAAACTTTTGGGGGATGCAAGAAGCAGCTCAAGGAAGTTCTTTAAATTGCAACATTATGATGAGGACCCAAAATCCTATTTGGCAGAGTGGAAGAAATGACTCTTCTGCAATGGGTCCATGTGCTCAAGCCATCTTTACAAATAACCCTGTTTCACAAGAAATATTTGGATCCAATATAACTTCAATCTCGGGGCGACAACTACAGCTCATTTCCCCCATCCAAAACAAATGGGCAAGATCTTCATCTCAATTCTATATGTGA
- the LOC123918543 gene encoding uncharacterized protein LOC123918543 isoform X2 translates to MKINNKTQNVRCGAKKQRHTNKLFGVFSGGAGAVKFLKKSKKREKVRSLSAVSNITTPISQMGCHVSEKQQQQHTKRFKIPNNFMNGCYGASVPRKLRSAMKKRGRESILLDTEKVNHKINEIESPEKDNVKKSKVIIKQEISQNWSQREVSASITKDEEEVAETLYTMAAMFPHSDSISKKLDGESLIVNSSVLRDMKENANATLEASVIGQGASLCPESCLTGEASKITSLNETVISQEPSETAKLLGESHGITPTIHLRTKAETVNRECRNKVALHDSELCLAMGLNITGQSQISRCDPFTFQARNVDSKQKHHLIKEHIKNESLALWPDLSSVSSAVSHIRLRKRCATHVYISHTIRSIESAKQGVIKESKLLECRETRAPEGSKRGVPLEVHNLNGVASATVKNPSESKNSILLQQCHYDERSHAAPTSGAYGPQKQSFNFLSLSTGNNGLSVQSNNYNKVGSRMEPLSNLQVPYFQSPAHQQRVVPIPTHQSRYASTVYLDQLTVVGPQLRLQQPHYYGNQLCGTQYSSTSNTGKQKHQNFWGMQEAAQGSSLNCNIMMRTQNPIWQSGRNDSSAMGPCAQAIFTNNPVSQEIFGSNITSISGRQLQLISPIQNKWARSSSQFYM, encoded by the exons atgaaaattaacaaCAAGACTCAAAACGTGAGGTGTGGAGCTAAGAAGCAACGACACACAAATAAACTCTTCGGTG TTTTCAGTGGTGGTGCTGGTGCTGTCAAATTCTTGAAGAAATCGAAGAAACGAGAAAAAGTTAGAAGCTTGAGTGCTGTTAGTAATATTACAACCCCGATATCTCAAATGGGTTGTCATGTTTCtgaaaaacaacaacaacaacatactAAAAGATTTAAGATTCCTAATAAT TTTATGAATGGATGCTATGGTGCTTCTGTTCCACGGAAGCTACGTTCAG CCATGAAGAAGCGCGGTCGCGAATCCATCTTACTCGATACAGAAAAGGTGAACCATAAGATCAATGAAATAGAATCTCCAGAAAAGGATAATGTAAAGAAGTCAAAAGTGATTATT AAACAAGAAATTAGCCAAAACTGGTCCCAAAGAGAAGTTTCCGCTTCCATCACAAAAGATGAGGAAGAGGTAGCTGAGACACTTTATACCATGGCTGCAATGTTCCCTCACAGTGACTCTATTAGTAAGAAACTAGATGGAGAATCGTTGATAGTGAACTCCTCAGTTTTGCGGGACATGAAGGAGAATGCTAATGCGACTCTTGAAG CCTCAGTAATTGGTCAAGGTGCAAGTCTTTGTCCTGAAAGCTGTTTAACCGGAGAAGCTTCAAAAATCACTTCTTTAAATGAAACTGTAATTAGTCAAGAACCGTCTGAGACAGCAAAGTTATTGGGGGAATCTCATGGCATTACTCCAACGATACATCTTCGGACCAAGGCTGAGACGGTTAACCGCGAATGTCGCAATAAAGTTGCATTGCATGACTCTGAGTTATGTCTAGCAATGGG ATTAAATATTACCGGACAATCACAGATTTCACGGTGTGATCCGTTCACATTTCAGGCCAGAAATGTTGATAGCAAGCAAAAACATCATTTGATAAAGGAACACATAAAAAATG AAAGTCTTGCATTGTGGCCTGACTTGTCTTCGGTGTCATCTGCTGTTAGTCATATAAGATTGCGTAAAAGGTGTGCAACTCATGTTTACATCAGTCATACAATTCGAAGTATAGAGTCGGCAAAACAAGGAGTCATCAAGGAGTCTAAGCTTCTTGAATGTCGTGAAACGAGAGCACCCGAAGGGTCAAAGCGTGGAGTTCCTTTGGAAGTACACAACTTGAATGGAGTTGCATCTGCAACTGTGAAGAATCCTAGTGAAAGTAAGAATAGTATTCTTTTGCAGCAATGCCACTATGATGAGAGATCACATGCTGCTCCAACATCTGGAGCATACGGTCCTCAAAAGCAA AGTTTCAACTTCTTGTCTTTGTCAACTGGAAATAATGGATTATCAGTCCAaagtaataattataataaagtTGGAAGTAGGATGGAGCCATTGTCAAATTTGCAAGTACCTTATTTTCAGTCACCGGCTCATCAACAAAGGGTTGTGCCAATTCCTACACATCAAAGTCGTTATGCCTCAACAGTTTACCTAGATCAGCTAACTGTTGTAGGACCACAG CTTCGGTTGCAACAACCTCATTATTATGGTAACCAATTATGTGGAACTCAATATAGTTCAACTTCCAATACTGGTAAACAAAAGCACCAAAACTTTTGGGGGATGCAAGAAGCAGCTCAAGGAAGTTCTTTAAATTGCAACATTATGATGAGGACCCAAAATCCTATTTGGCAGAGTGGAAGAAATGACTCTTCTGCAATGGGTCCATGTGCTCAAGCCATCTTTACAAATAACCCTGTTTCACAAGAAATATTTGGATCCAATATAACTTCAATCTCGGGGCGACAACTACAGCTCATTTCCCCCATCCAAAACAAATGGGCAAGATCTTCATCTCAATTCTATATGTGA
- the LOC123924256 gene encoding gibberellin-regulated protein 1, whose protein sequence is MAFSKLLAASLLASLLLLHLVDAADQSAIQGSLRQIDCNGACVARCRLSSRPRLCQRACGTCCRRCNCVPPGTYGNQEKCPCYASLTTHGGKPKCP, encoded by the exons ATGGCTTTCTCTAAGCTTCTAGCTGCTTCCCTTCTTGCATCACTCCTCCTTCTTCATCTTGTTGATGCAGCAGATCAATCA GCAATACAGGGTTCTCTTCGGCAAATAG ATTGCAATGGAGCATGCGTTGCAAGGTGTCGTTTATCATCTCGTCCAAGATTGTGCCAAAGAGCTTGTGGGACTTGTTGTAGAAGATGTAACTGCGTGCCACCTGGCACTTATGGCAACCAAGAAAAGTGTCCTTGTTATGCCAGCTTGACCACTCATGGTGGCAAACCCAAGTGCccttaa
- the LOC123902684 gene encoding uncharacterized protein LOC123902684, with product MKQKQKQSRYDDDVLDWSKSEVETAEIISALYHCFSLFSSVSYSWGCKKKRSAIPSYDGGAAVVPPPSDAGKAQASSPATPLSFPATESDEKTKPSKNKTSLKRKREYYLKMIEDLTKTKDSINQEIEHMKRHCEQLKEFNLKLKAREKELSGINGHKVECKNPNLENNHPIQLNHTIIKVSVNSLAETENEEKMKQQIQIPNHHNFGVSQISNGHLTTSLPVASSSLGRNSNMGPLSIPDLNLSIEESVHVETCQPLDEAPSNNSKVMAAQARQRRIQIFRLKKPVGNNNTKQRQSYNSSR from the exons ATGAAACAGAAACAGAAACAGAGTAGGTACGATGATGATGTTTTGGATTGGTCCAAAAGTGAAGTTGAAACTGCTGAAATTATTTCAGCTTTGTATCATTGTTTCTCTTTGTTTAGTAGTGTATCATACTCATGGGGGTGTAAAAAGAAGAGATCTGCAATCCCTTCCTATGATGGCGGCGCCGCCGTTGTGCCTCCACCTTCTGATGCCGGAAAAGCTCAAGCTTCAAGTCCTGCTACCCCTCTTTCGTTTCCAGCCACTGAATCAGATGAGAAAACCAAACCTTCCAAAAACAAAACTTCTCTTAAAAgg AAGAGAGAGTACTATCTTAAGATGATTGAAGATTTGACCAAAACCAAAGACTCAATCAATCAA GAAATTGAACATATGAAGCGTCATTGTGAACAATTGAAGGAATTTAATCTCAAGTTGAAAGCAAGGGAAAAAGAG CTAAGTGGTATTAATGGTCATAAAGTTGAATGCAAAAACCCCAATTTGGAAAATAATCATCCAATACAATTGAATCATACTATCATCAAAGTCTCAGTCAACTCCTTAGCTGAAActgaaaatgaagagaaaatgaaGCAACAAATCCAAATACCCAATCATCACAATTTTGGGGTTTCCCAAATAAGCAATGGCCATCTAACGACGTCGTTGCCAGTTGCATCTTCATCATTGGGCCGCAACAGTAATATGGGCCCATTGTCCATTCCTGATCTGAACTTATCCATCGAAGAGTCGGTTCACGTGGAGACTTGTCAACCGTTGGATGAGGCTCCATCAAATAATAGTAAAGTTATGGCAGCTCAAGCAAGACAGAGAAGGATTCAGATTTTCAGACTCAAGAAACCCGTGGGTAATAATAATACCAAACAACGTCAATCTTATAATAGCAGTAGATAA